From Spirosoma aerolatum, one genomic window encodes:
- a CDS encoding sensor histidine kinase: MEKLNDRWLRLVGVPLISIVSNFIFFQPDNDARHISRGLALGVSLGECVLVWEVARLGILLARDRYPRLNQTTPRIAVQVSWFVVTMIIQRLALVYVYDRTQFWGYPMSERAYWVNTLIPLLFVVPLATIYEARYLYRQWWVTYYEAEQLKKEALQSQLDSLKAQINPHFLFNSLSTLSSLVVENPKQAERFIEELASVYRYVLQTNDHLLTTLATELQFIRAYFHLLQMRFGRSVELTVRIEDRFNTLLIPPLTLQLLVENAVKHNVALPTKPLLIQIFTDEQGLLIVRNSVRRKQNMVPSNRTGLSNIITKYRLLGQPEVVISQSDDCFQVTIPLIQEARHDYTHH; this comes from the coding sequence ATGGAAAAACTGAACGATCGGTGGTTGCGTCTGGTCGGCGTACCGCTCATTTCAATCGTCTCGAACTTTATCTTTTTTCAGCCCGACAACGATGCCCGGCATATTAGTCGTGGACTAGCGTTGGGGGTGAGCCTGGGCGAATGTGTGCTGGTGTGGGAAGTAGCCCGACTGGGGATTCTACTGGCTCGTGACCGATACCCCCGGCTGAATCAGACAACACCTCGCATTGCAGTACAGGTGAGCTGGTTTGTGGTTACCATGATCATTCAGCGACTCGCCCTTGTGTATGTTTACGACCGAACCCAGTTCTGGGGCTATCCGATGTCGGAGCGGGCTTATTGGGTCAACACCCTGATTCCGTTACTATTTGTAGTGCCGCTGGCAACAATTTATGAAGCCCGTTATCTGTATCGGCAATGGTGGGTGACCTATTACGAAGCCGAGCAACTGAAGAAAGAGGCCCTCCAGAGCCAGCTCGATTCGTTGAAAGCCCAGATCAATCCGCATTTTCTGTTTAATAGCCTCAGCACGCTCTCATCGCTGGTGGTTGAAAACCCGAAGCAGGCCGAGCGGTTCATCGAAGAGCTGGCTTCGGTGTATCGGTATGTGTTGCAAACGAACGACCATCTACTCACAACACTGGCTACCGAACTTCAGTTTATCCGGGCTTATTTTCACCTGCTGCAAATGCGTTTCGGTCGTAGTGTTGAACTGACTGTGCGCATCGAAGACCGATTCAACACCTTGCTGATCCCACCTCTGACGTTGCAGTTATTGGTCGAAAATGCAGTGAAGCACAACGTCGCGTTGCCGACCAAACCGTTGTTGATTCAGATCTTTACCGACGAACAGGGCCTGCTCATTGTCAGAAACAGCGTTCGTAGAAAACAGAATATGGTTCCGTCGAACCGGACAGGTCTTTCCAATATAATCACGAAATACCGGCTGTTGGGGCAACCGGAGGTGGTGATCAGCCAGTCCGACGATTGTTTTCAGGTCACCATTCCACTTATTCAGGAAGCACGCCATGACTATACTCATCATTGA
- a CDS encoding DNA-3-methyladenine glycosylase family protein, which produces MQPIESAILAHLSLDPTMARLIAETPNPKIFNDYADDVYLALLESIVSQQISVKAADAIFARFRALFPDNYPRADWLLQKTTEELRSAGLSAQKIKYLQSVAEFSRVHSLTRTHLETMTDEEIVQYLVPINGVGRWTVEMLLMFVLDRPDVFPIDDLVIRQRMLLAYPEQTQGLTGRALYKVLHEIADSWRPYRTTASRYLWRWKPIK; this is translated from the coding sequence ATGCAACCGATCGAATCCGCCATTCTTGCCCACCTTTCTCTGGACCCCACCATGGCCCGACTGATTGCAGAGACCCCAAATCCCAAGATTTTCAATGATTATGCCGACGATGTGTATCTGGCCCTGCTGGAAAGTATTGTGTCGCAACAGATTTCGGTGAAAGCGGCCGATGCTATTTTTGCGCGGTTCCGTGCCCTATTTCCAGACAATTACCCACGGGCCGATTGGCTGCTTCAGAAAACAACGGAGGAATTACGTAGTGCCGGGTTATCGGCCCAGAAAATCAAGTACCTGCAAAGTGTTGCCGAGTTTTCACGGGTTCATTCGCTGACCCGAACCCATCTGGAGACCATGACCGACGAGGAGATTGTCCAGTATTTAGTACCGATCAACGGTGTCGGACGATGGACAGTAGAGATGCTGCTGATGTTTGTGCTGGATCGGCCCGATGTGTTTCCGATTGATGACCTGGTGATTCGGCAGCGGATGCTTCTGGCCTACCCCGAACAAACACAGGGTCTTACTGGCCGGGCTCTATACAAGGTACTGCACGAAATTGCAGACTCCTGGCGCCCCTACCGCACCACAGCGAGCCGGTATCTGTGGCGCTGGAAGCCCATTAAATAG
- a CDS encoding ThuA domain-containing protein: MKQLVSMARLVFVQAFMLVCTSHLWAQTPKLNLLVFSKTAAFRHQSIEAGKKALAKMAGEKGFGVSFTEDASQFSEANLKKYNTVVFLNTTGDVLNNEQQSAFERYIQAGGGYVGIHAATDTEYEWPWYGSLAGAYFLDHPMPNNVQKGKFLVVLKNHWATKGMPDEFERTDEFYSFKNISPKINVVLKIDEKTYQGGKNGDNHPMSWYQEFDGGRAFYTAMGHTDETFSEPLFLNHLWSGIQYTTGGDTPKPLNFAKARPEENRFAKVILAEKLDEPMELSVLGDGRILFIQRKGEVRLYNTKTKELKTIAKIPVSIKYVSKEGKESMGEDGLLGLNKDPNFAQNHWIYLYYSVPEEAKNILARFELKGDELDMSSKKVLLDVPTQREECCHTGGSIAWDKAGNLYLSTGDNTNPHASNGYSPSDEREGRGPWDAQKSSANTNDLRGKIIRIHPEANGTYTIPDGNLFPKGTAQTRPEIYTMGHRNPFRISVDQKTGYLYWGEVGPDAAKPDPNRGPAGHDEVGQARKAGNFGWPHFVGDNKAYNKFDFATNTSGEKWDVNAPTNNSPNNTGLKVLPPAQKAFIWYPYDASPEFPLVGAGGRNAMAGPVFYRDDFKAAPHAFPAYYDKKLITYDWMRGWIMAVTMDKDGNYVAMERFMPSYKFSNPMDMEFADNGDLYMLEYGSGWFSANDDARLIRIEYNGGNRKPQLQMAANKMGGSAPLALKLNAKGTEDADGDALTYTWKVASKNGFSKVVNTPDANLTLAKPGVYKATLTVNDGKGGVATQSMDITVGNEAPVLSLDMPGANKSFFVPNKPFAYDVKVSDKEDGTLGKGIDPEQVAVNIDYLPEGFDKVAIAQGHRSADAGALLATGKKLIEGSDCKACHSINKKSIGPAYADVAKKYKGDNSALERLTKKVIAGGAGVWGETPMSAHPQLSAADASEMVKYVLSLSSGPATNALPAKGNYTAKIPAGDKGKGVYIVRASYEDKGAKGLPSLRSEQTFMLRNAMMDAHGFDTYDNVNKMSYGGNNLAIPSKSGAYMGIKQVDLAGVSEFRVMAMAPKPQLNALGGKVEAHLDSPTGKLIGESVMMEPSDKMDFKPNQLSVPVKLPAPADNKPHDVYLVFVNPSKASGSLMVVMGVEAVLNSSAQ, encoded by the coding sequence ATGAAACAGCTAGTTAGCATGGCCAGGCTGGTTTTTGTACAGGCGTTTATGCTGGTATGTACAAGCCATCTATGGGCACAGACGCCCAAACTCAACCTGCTCGTCTTTAGCAAGACGGCGGCTTTTCGGCACCAGTCTATCGAAGCGGGCAAAAAGGCCCTGGCAAAAATGGCCGGAGAAAAAGGTTTCGGTGTCAGTTTTACAGAAGATGCGTCGCAATTCAGTGAAGCCAATCTGAAAAAATACAATACGGTCGTGTTTCTGAATACGACTGGGGATGTGCTCAACAACGAGCAGCAAAGTGCTTTCGAACGGTATATTCAGGCGGGGGGCGGCTATGTAGGGATTCACGCGGCTACCGACACCGAGTATGAATGGCCCTGGTACGGGAGTCTGGCGGGGGCGTATTTTCTGGATCACCCCATGCCTAATAATGTGCAGAAAGGGAAGTTCCTTGTCGTACTGAAAAACCACTGGGCCACTAAAGGAATGCCGGATGAGTTTGAGCGGACAGACGAATTCTATAGCTTCAAAAACATCTCCCCCAAAATCAACGTCGTGCTTAAAATCGACGAAAAAACCTACCAGGGGGGTAAAAATGGTGATAATCACCCCATGAGCTGGTACCAGGAGTTCGACGGTGGCCGCGCTTTCTATACGGCGATGGGCCATACCGACGAAACATTTTCGGAGCCGCTTTTCCTGAATCACCTCTGGTCGGGCATTCAGTATACAACGGGTGGCGATACTCCGAAACCGTTGAATTTTGCCAAAGCGCGCCCGGAAGAGAACCGTTTTGCCAAAGTAATTCTGGCCGAAAAATTGGATGAGCCTATGGAACTGAGCGTACTGGGCGACGGACGGATTCTGTTCATCCAGCGCAAAGGCGAGGTACGTTTGTACAACACCAAAACCAAAGAGCTGAAAACGATCGCCAAAATTCCGGTCAGTATTAAATACGTCAGCAAGGAAGGGAAGGAGTCGATGGGGGAAGATGGTCTGTTGGGCTTGAACAAAGACCCTAATTTCGCGCAGAACCACTGGATTTACCTGTATTACTCTGTTCCCGAAGAAGCAAAGAACATACTGGCTCGCTTTGAACTAAAAGGGGATGAACTGGACATGTCGTCGAAGAAAGTATTGCTCGATGTGCCTACCCAGCGTGAAGAGTGTTGCCATACGGGTGGCTCGATTGCCTGGGATAAAGCCGGAAACCTATACCTGTCGACGGGCGATAATACGAATCCGCACGCATCGAACGGATACAGCCCCAGCGATGAGCGCGAAGGACGTGGCCCCTGGGATGCTCAGAAGTCATCGGCCAATACGAACGACCTGCGGGGTAAAATCATCCGTATTCATCCCGAAGCCAATGGTACCTACACCATTCCCGATGGGAACCTGTTTCCGAAAGGCACAGCCCAAACTCGCCCTGAAATTTACACCATGGGCCACCGCAACCCTTTCCGAATTTCGGTTGACCAGAAAACGGGGTATCTGTACTGGGGTGAAGTGGGCCCCGATGCTGCCAAACCCGATCCGAACCGGGGTCCTGCCGGGCACGATGAGGTGGGTCAGGCTCGGAAAGCGGGTAACTTCGGCTGGCCACATTTCGTCGGCGACAATAAAGCCTACAACAAATTTGATTTCGCAACGAACACGTCGGGTGAAAAATGGGATGTGAATGCCCCAACCAATAACTCGCCCAATAATACCGGCTTAAAGGTGTTGCCTCCCGCACAGAAAGCCTTTATCTGGTATCCGTATGATGCCTCGCCTGAGTTTCCGCTCGTGGGTGCTGGTGGCCGGAATGCAATGGCCGGGCCTGTTTTTTACCGTGACGATTTCAAAGCCGCTCCCCACGCCTTTCCAGCGTATTATGACAAGAAGCTAATTACTTACGACTGGATGCGGGGCTGGATTATGGCCGTCACGATGGATAAGGATGGCAACTACGTTGCAATGGAACGGTTTATGCCCAGCTATAAATTCAGCAATCCGATGGATATGGAATTTGCCGATAACGGTGACCTCTATATGCTTGAATATGGTTCGGGCTGGTTCAGCGCTAACGACGACGCCCGACTGATTCGGATTGAATACAACGGGGGTAACCGCAAACCTCAGTTACAGATGGCAGCCAACAAAATGGGCGGATCGGCTCCACTGGCCTTAAAACTGAACGCAAAAGGGACAGAAGATGCCGATGGCGATGCACTGACCTATACCTGGAAAGTGGCTTCGAAAAATGGCTTCAGCAAAGTAGTCAATACGCCCGATGCGAACCTGACACTGGCTAAACCTGGTGTCTATAAAGCTACTCTGACGGTTAACGATGGCAAAGGCGGAGTTGCTACGCAGTCGATGGATATTACGGTCGGGAACGAAGCTCCCGTACTGAGTCTGGATATGCCAGGGGCCAATAAGTCGTTCTTTGTGCCTAATAAACCCTTTGCTTACGACGTGAAGGTGAGCGACAAAGAAGATGGTACGTTAGGCAAAGGGATTGACCCTGAGCAGGTAGCTGTCAATATCGATTACCTGCCCGAAGGGTTCGACAAGGTAGCCATTGCGCAGGGGCATCGTTCGGCCGATGCAGGGGCCTTGCTGGCGACGGGTAAAAAACTAATCGAAGGCAGCGATTGTAAGGCTTGTCATAGTATTAACAAGAAGTCGATTGGACCGGCTTATGCTGACGTAGCGAAAAAGTACAAAGGCGATAACTCGGCCCTGGAGCGACTGACGAAAAAAGTGATTGCCGGTGGGGCTGGCGTGTGGGGTGAAACGCCCATGTCGGCGCACCCACAACTCTCTGCCGCTGATGCTTCTGAAATGGTCAAGTATGTGCTGAGTCTGTCGAGCGGGCCTGCTACCAACGCATTGCCAGCCAAAGGAAACTACACGGCGAAAATCCCGGCAGGCGACAAGGGCAAAGGTGTGTATATCGTTCGGGCATCTTATGAAGATAAGGGAGCCAAAGGACTGCCATCGCTGCGGTCTGAACAGACATTTATGCTGCGCAATGCCATGATGGATGCCCACGGGTTCGATACCTATGATAACGTTAATAAAATGTCGTATGGAGGCAATAACCTCGCTATTCCTTCCAAATCGGGTGCATATATGGGTATCAAACAGGTCGATCTGGCGGGTGTATCGGAATTCCGGGTTATGGCCATGGCACCGAAACCTCAACTCAATGCACTCGGCGGTAAGGTTGAAGCACACCTCGATAGCCCAACGGGCAAACTCATTGGCGAGTCGGTCATGATGGAGCCTTCTGACAAGATGGATTTCAAACCCAACCAATTGAGCGTTCCGGTCAAGCTGCCCGCTCCCGCCGACAATAAGCCCCATGATGTGTATCTGGTGTTTGTCAATCCGTCGAAAGCGTCGGGCAGCCTTATGGTTGTGATGGGTGTTGAAGCTGTTCTTAATTCGAGTGCACAATAA
- a CDS encoding NUDIX hydrolase, with amino-acid sequence MKLFDEESFMHQLSIDCVIFGYKDAELKVLISRINMKQSFWALPGGFIRHEEGIDQAAKRILEERTGLKDIYLEQYHVFGEPNRINHEVFKGLTTLREEWVNKGILDESGIQWLAKRFVSIGYYALVDINTTHPQKSELDDSVDWYNVKELPTMIMDHNDMVAQALETLRLNLDRKLIAFNLLPETFTMREVQELYEAIFDQPFARNNFQKKILDMNVLERLEKKFTGAANKAPYLYRFQK; translated from the coding sequence ATGAAATTATTTGACGAAGAATCCTTCATGCATCAACTCTCCATCGACTGTGTCATATTTGGCTATAAAGACGCCGAGTTAAAGGTGCTGATTTCCCGAATCAACATGAAACAATCGTTCTGGGCGTTGCCCGGCGGATTTATCAGGCATGAAGAAGGCATCGATCAGGCTGCCAAGCGGATTCTGGAAGAACGTACCGGACTAAAAGATATTTATCTGGAGCAATACCATGTGTTTGGAGAACCGAACCGCATAAATCACGAGGTTTTCAAAGGGCTCACTACCTTACGAGAAGAATGGGTTAACAAAGGGATTCTGGATGAATCGGGCATTCAGTGGCTGGCCAAACGATTTGTTTCGATTGGCTACTACGCTCTGGTTGACATCAACACGACGCATCCTCAGAAATCGGAGCTGGACGATTCGGTAGACTGGTACAACGTCAAGGAGTTGCCAACCATGATTATGGACCACAACGACATGGTGGCGCAGGCTCTGGAAACACTACGCCTAAACCTTGATCGAAAATTAATCGCGTTTAATCTGCTTCCCGAAACCTTCACGATGAGAGAGGTTCAGGAACTGTATGAAGCCATTTTCGACCAGCCGTTTGCCCGTAATAATTTCCAGAAAAAGATCCTGGATATGAATGTACTGGAACGGCTGGAGAAGAAGTTTACGGGTGCCGCCAACAAAGCCCCCTATCTGTACCGATTCCAGAAGTAA
- a CDS encoding inositol monophosphatase family protein, producing the protein MPQDLAALTREICLIATEAGAFLIQERQKFQRESIEYKGLNNLVSYVDKETEKQLVDKLSRLLPEAGFITEEGTTGQAADQSALNWIIDPLDGTANFIHGLPVFSVSIGLAQGKTPIAGVVYDPNRDECFSAWQGGGAYCNGKTISVSPATTLGESLIATGFPYYRFDQMQRYLHILESLMQRTHGLRRMGSAAIDLAYVACGRFEAFYEYNLNSWDMAAGVLLVQEAGGVVTNFSGGDDFLFEGDVVAACGVHPELIQAIQEHWE; encoded by the coding sequence ATGCCTCAGGATTTAGCTGCATTGACTCGCGAAATTTGTTTGATTGCCACCGAAGCCGGCGCGTTTCTGATTCAGGAACGGCAGAAGTTTCAGCGGGAGTCGATTGAATACAAAGGATTGAACAACCTGGTTTCGTATGTCGATAAAGAAACCGAAAAACAACTGGTCGATAAACTAAGCCGGTTACTCCCCGAAGCGGGTTTTATTACTGAAGAAGGAACAACGGGTCAGGCGGCCGATCAGAGTGCCTTGAACTGGATCATCGATCCGCTCGATGGAACGGCTAATTTCATTCACGGCCTTCCGGTTTTCTCGGTTAGTATTGGACTGGCGCAGGGTAAAACGCCCATTGCCGGTGTCGTCTACGATCCAAACCGGGATGAATGTTTCTCGGCCTGGCAGGGTGGAGGAGCCTATTGCAACGGGAAAACGATTTCGGTTTCTCCGGCAACAACCCTGGGCGAAAGCCTGATCGCTACCGGGTTCCCGTACTACCGCTTCGATCAGATGCAGCGATATCTGCACATTCTGGAGTCGCTTATGCAGCGCACGCACGGGTTGCGTCGGATGGGTTCGGCCGCTATTGATCTGGCGTATGTGGCCTGCGGGCGCTTCGAAGCTTTTTACGAATACAACCTCAATTCGTGGGATATGGCCGCCGGGGTGTTGCTCGTGCAGGAAGCAGGTGGTGTGGTTACCAACTTCAGTGGGGGCGACGATTTTCTGTTCGAGGGCGATGTGGTAGCCGCCTGTGGTGTCCACCCGGAGTTGATTCAGGCCATTCAGGAACATTGGGAATGA
- a CDS encoding LytR/AlgR family response regulator transcription factor has translation MTILIIEDEEPTARKLQRLLLEIDAALSVVGITGSVDESVAWLRANPQPDLIFMDIELADGQSFEILNQVAITSPVIFTTAYDEYAIKAFKLNSIDYLLKPIKEEDVRQALTKLQGLRQTLRLPAQPGRDSALETSLVNLLHQFRQAVETPAIEGYAVPRSQPVSFRDRFLIKQGQRLFSVRVNEIAYVFSRNKLSFLKTRDNHEWLVDYTIDELAQMLDPQHFFRLNRQVIAALDAVDKVHLYFNGKLKVSLVPAYEDEVVVSRDKAGELKRWLGE, from the coding sequence ATGACTATACTCATCATTGAAGACGAAGAGCCAACGGCCCGAAAACTTCAGCGATTACTGCTCGAAATTGACGCTGCCTTGAGCGTGGTGGGCATAACCGGAAGTGTGGATGAATCGGTAGCGTGGTTACGTGCCAACCCACAGCCAGACCTGATTTTTATGGATATTGAACTAGCCGACGGGCAGAGTTTCGAGATACTCAATCAGGTAGCTATAACCAGCCCGGTCATTTTTACGACGGCTTATGACGAATATGCCATTAAAGCCTTCAAACTCAATAGTATCGATTATCTGCTCAAACCGATTAAAGAGGAGGATGTGCGGCAGGCGCTGACCAAGCTACAGGGATTGCGGCAGACGTTGCGCTTACCTGCTCAGCCGGGTCGTGATTCTGCGTTGGAAACGTCCCTGGTTAATCTGCTTCACCAGTTCAGGCAGGCAGTTGAAACGCCAGCCATAGAGGGCTATGCAGTCCCCCGTTCACAGCCTGTATCCTTCCGGGATCGCTTCCTGATTAAGCAGGGGCAGCGGCTGTTTTCTGTCCGTGTCAATGAGATCGCCTACGTTTTCAGCCGGAATAAACTATCGTTTCTGAAAACCCGCGACAACCATGAATGGCTCGTTGATTATACTATCGACGAACTAGCCCAAATGCTCGATCCGCAGCATTTTTTCAGGCTCAATCGGCAAGTAATAGCCGCCCTTGACGCGGTTGATAAAGTACATCTGTATTTCAATGGAAAGCTTAAGGTTAGCCTGGTGCCAGCCTACGAAGACGAGGTTGTGGTTAGTCGGGATAAGGCCGGAGAATTGAAGCGGTGGTTGGGGGAATGA
- a CDS encoding ThuA domain-containing protein, with protein sequence MKKVVKIIAGVVLGLIVLLGIAVGVFIYKVKNGFPVSYETEVPQITFPADKPAILLFSKTTGFRHGASIEASRPVIKALAEKNNWFVYDTEEGGVFNPAQLAKFSTVIFNNSTGEVINDEQKRALEQYVENGGSLMGIHGAGDDSHHWDWYEQHLLGAKFSHHPLNPQFQLADVLLDPQKDSLFSQLPQKWAHTDEWYVFFENPRKKGFNIIYTINGETINPSGNMLFMTSKNFGMGKDHPVAWYKPTGKGRTFYTSMGHNEIAWQNENFVKLLETALQWANQQRQGHF encoded by the coding sequence ATGAAGAAGGTGGTTAAAATCATTGCGGGGGTCGTTTTGGGCCTCATTGTCCTGTTAGGCATTGCCGTCGGTGTTTTTATCTACAAAGTAAAAAATGGCTTCCCGGTATCGTACGAGACGGAAGTCCCGCAAATTACGTTTCCGGCCGATAAACCCGCCATTTTACTGTTCTCAAAAACCACAGGCTTTCGTCATGGTGCGTCTATAGAGGCATCCAGGCCTGTCATAAAAGCATTGGCCGAAAAAAACAACTGGTTCGTCTACGATACGGAAGAGGGGGGCGTGTTTAATCCCGCGCAACTGGCAAAGTTCAGTACGGTGATTTTCAACAACTCGACCGGAGAAGTGATTAACGATGAGCAGAAACGAGCCCTGGAGCAATATGTGGAAAATGGCGGTAGCCTAATGGGAATTCACGGCGCGGGCGACGACTCCCATCATTGGGATTGGTACGAGCAGCATTTGCTGGGGGCTAAATTTTCGCATCACCCACTCAACCCTCAGTTTCAGCTGGCGGATGTTCTCCTCGATCCGCAGAAAGACAGTCTGTTCAGTCAGTTGCCTCAAAAATGGGCGCATACAGACGAATGGTATGTCTTTTTTGAAAACCCCCGCAAAAAAGGTTTCAACATCATTTATACCATTAATGGGGAAACCATCAACCCAAGTGGGAATATGCTGTTTATGACCTCGAAAAACTTTGGCATGGGCAAAGACCACCCTGTGGCCTGGTACAAGCCGACGGGCAAAGGCCGTACGTTCTATACGTCAATGGGGCACAACGAAATTGCCTGGCAAAACGAAAATTTTGTGAAGCTTCTGGAAACGGCCTTGCAGTGGGCCAACCAGCAGCGCCAGGGTCATTTTTGA
- a CDS encoding DUF4403 family protein, protein MKAQQIIGFFIFLMAIAGLEGCKRVRPDAPAAEDFEPAIEDPVSYMAGSLTFNIRDLEAKVNKALSTTLVTEETFQGRKGEAWRLRVERTGPIQIKYQNRRVYFSAPLQVWYSNPIGLRKSENRKSRRLCALAVNFTSPVGVGPNWHLLTNSRFEEYHWTQKPTVRLLGIKVSVQKIAETILDKRKADIEQAIDRAVHRSIRLDKQVSKVWRDMQKPLRVAKKPENIWLIPKPFSIAVAPVMGNDQQITVPIQIAFRVDTRLGPRPTVDSLEQLPRLLRRKTLPESARLEVLATIPYTDINQVLTKTLDRQKLNLVGGNVKIKNAMLYGSGRKLILKTDVGGAVHGTLYFHGTPVYDTLTNTLRMRDVDFDVDTKEKLFATADWLLHDNLRDTIQAAMVVPLRHPISTIPEKIETAFAQAKVGQKTDLDIDTFRLVPQRIVVRPEGVQVLIKVKSRVVVKVKKL, encoded by the coding sequence ATGAAAGCTCAACAAATCATCGGATTTTTTATATTCCTCATGGCAATAGCCGGTCTGGAGGGTTGTAAACGTGTCCGCCCGGATGCACCTGCTGCTGAGGATTTTGAACCCGCTATCGAAGACCCTGTGTCGTACATGGCAGGGAGTCTTACTTTTAATATCCGTGATTTAGAAGCCAAGGTAAATAAAGCGCTTTCAACTACTCTCGTCACGGAAGAGACGTTTCAGGGGCGGAAAGGCGAAGCCTGGCGATTGCGGGTAGAGCGGACAGGCCCTATTCAGATCAAGTACCAGAATCGGCGGGTGTATTTCTCGGCTCCTTTGCAAGTCTGGTACAGTAATCCAATAGGCCTTCGTAAAAGTGAAAATCGGAAAAGCCGACGCCTTTGTGCATTGGCCGTCAATTTCACCAGTCCGGTAGGGGTAGGTCCCAACTGGCATCTGCTCACCAATTCCCGATTTGAAGAGTATCATTGGACTCAGAAACCAACCGTCCGACTGTTGGGGATTAAGGTGAGCGTGCAGAAAATTGCGGAAACGATCCTGGACAAGCGTAAGGCCGATATTGAGCAGGCTATCGACCGGGCCGTTCACCGAAGTATTCGGCTCGACAAGCAGGTGAGTAAGGTCTGGCGCGATATGCAGAAACCCCTACGCGTGGCTAAAAAGCCCGAAAATATCTGGCTCATTCCCAAACCGTTTAGTATTGCCGTTGCTCCGGTGATGGGCAACGACCAGCAGATTACCGTACCCATTCAAATTGCGTTTCGGGTCGATACCCGACTTGGACCTCGACCAACCGTGGATTCGCTGGAACAGTTACCCCGGCTTTTGCGCCGAAAGACATTGCCCGAATCAGCGCGTCTGGAGGTATTGGCTACAATTCCTTATACCGATATCAATCAGGTGTTAACCAAGACATTGGACCGTCAGAAACTGAATCTGGTGGGTGGGAACGTGAAAATCAAAAATGCGATGCTTTATGGAAGCGGCCGTAAGCTGATTCTTAAAACGGACGTGGGAGGGGCTGTTCACGGAACGCTGTATTTTCATGGCACACCAGTCTACGACACGCTGACAAACACCCTGCGTATGCGGGATGTTGATTTTGATGTCGATACGAAAGAAAAACTATTTGCTACGGCCGACTGGCTCCTGCACGACAACCTGCGGGATACCATTCAGGCGGCTATGGTTGTTCCGCTGCGACATCCTATATCGACCATCCCCGAAAAAATTGAGACGGCGTTTGCACAGGCTAAAGTCGGCCAGAAAACCGATCTGGACATCGATACCTTCCGGCTGGTTCCCCAACGAATCGTAGTTCGGCCCGAAGGCGTTCAGGTGTTAATCAAAGTCAAATCCCGAGTGGTTGTAAAAGTGAAGAAACTGTAA
- a CDS encoding YfiT family bacillithiol transferase, translating into MQDLDVLRYPIGDFVYGKTYSADETRQHLAAIDELPIKLTELVGKWGDDRLDTSYRPGGWTVRQLVHHIADSHINAYVRTKLGLTESNPTISPYEEGEWANLPDSKLDIAPSLVILRNLHQRWVTILSSLSDTDLQRTYFHPGSKREFTIREVIANYAWHGEHHYQHAYRLALRNGWT; encoded by the coding sequence ATGCAAGACCTCGACGTACTCCGTTACCCCATTGGCGATTTCGTGTATGGAAAAACGTACTCCGCCGACGAAACCCGGCAGCACTTGGCTGCTATTGACGAACTACCGATCAAATTAACCGAACTTGTTGGTAAGTGGGGGGATGATCGACTCGATACCTCCTACCGACCCGGAGGCTGGACGGTTCGACAACTGGTTCATCACATTGCCGATAGCCACATCAATGCCTACGTGCGCACCAAACTGGGATTGACGGAATCGAACCCGACTATTTCGCCCTATGAAGAAGGTGAATGGGCCAACCTTCCTGATTCAAAACTGGATATTGCTCCTTCGCTGGTTATTCTTCGGAATCTGCATCAGCGTTGGGTAACGATTCTGTCGTCGCTCTCCGACACGGATTTGCAGCGTACCTATTTCCATCCGGGTAGTAAACGTGAATTTACCATTCGGGAGGTTATCGCGAATTATGCCTGGCATGGTGAACACCACTACCAGCATGCCTATCGGCTGGCCCTACGGAACGGATGGACGTGA
- a CDS encoding FeoB-associated Cys-rich membrane protein: MQELIIVLVFAGALAYLGRRIYRSFFVSKQAGCGKGCGCAVETKPGVRLTEK; this comes from the coding sequence ATGCAGGAGCTCATCATAGTTCTGGTTTTTGCCGGGGCGTTGGCCTATCTGGGTCGGCGGATTTATCGAAGTTTTTTTGTGTCAAAGCAGGCAGGCTGCGGCAAAGGATGTGGGTGTGCCGTTGAGACAAAACCGGGCGTTCGGTTAACCGAAAAATGA